The following are encoded together in the Silurus meridionalis isolate SWU-2019-XX chromosome 2, ASM1480568v1, whole genome shotgun sequence genome:
- the khdrbs1a gene encoding KH domain-containing, RNA-binding, signal transduction-associated protein 1a codes for MDAARNTTTTTTTTTKVKKPNSTGSSPSMESESKYLPELLAEKDSLDASFTHAMKLLAAEIERIQKGEPKKDGEAYLDLFTAKNVRVKERVLIPVKQYPRFNFVGKILGPQGSTIKRLQEETGAKISVLGKGSMRDKNKEEELRKGGEPKYAHLSMELHVYIEVFAPIPECYLRMAHAMDEVKKFLMPVDNMEEMHQDPFMDVGYLNGAQDAHNRGRGGPGRGRGGPPLPMPGARGRGMLPRGGAPRGAAPRGGPRGGGAARGAPVGRGGHPSAAANRGGAAGRSRPPATSQRMAPAPALSHQQHPAPESYEEYAYDESYADTQYEGYENYYSQAAPQGETEYYDYGHGEAQENYESYAEDDWEGAAWGSGGGKAPPARQNKGSYREHPYGRF; via the exons ATGGACGCAGCCcgtaacaccaccaccaccaccaccaccaccaccaaggtTAAGAAACCGAACAGCACTGGCAGTAGCCCCAGCATGGAGAGTGAGAGTAAATATCTCCCGGAGCTGCTGGCGGAGAAGGACAGTCTGGATGCCTCGTTCACTCACGCCATGAAACTGCTCGCTGCAG AGATCGAACGGATCCAGAAAGGCGAACCGAAAAAAGATGGCGAGGCGTACCTGGACTTGTTTACCGCCAAAAACGTGCGAGTGAAGGAACGAGTGCTTATTCCTGTCAAACAGTATCCTCGG TTCAACTTTGTGGGGAAGATTCTCGGACCCCAGGGCAGCACCATCAAAAGGCTGCAAGAGGAAACCGGAGCGAAAATTTCAGTCCTTGGCAAGGGCTCCATGAGGGACAAGAACAAG GAAGAAGAGCTACGGAAGGGAGGGGAGCCCAAATACGCTCACCTGTCTATGGAACTGCACGTGTACATCGAAGTGTTTGCGCCGATCCCGGAATGCTATCTGCGCATGGCTCACGCTATGGACGAGGTCAAGAAGTTCCTCATGCCC GTGGACAACATGGAAGAGATGCACCAGGATCCCTTCATGGATGTCGGATATCTGAATGGTGCGCAGGACGCACACAATCGAGGCCGTGGAGGTCCAGGTCGGGGCCGCGGTGGCCCACCACTTCCAATGCCTGGGGCCAG AGGTCGTGGCATGCTCCCACGCGGTGGTGCTCCTCGTGGCGCTGCCCCCCGAGGTGGCCCCAGAGGAGGCGGAGCAGCAAGAGGAGCGCCCGTGGGCCGAGGCGGCCATCCCTCCGCAGCTGCTAACCGCGGAGGAGCCGCGGGAAGATCCCGGCCCCCTGCCACCTCGCAGAGGATGGCACCTGCACCCGCCCTCTCTCACCAGCAGCACCCAGCACCAGAGTCGTACGAGGAATAC gcGTATGACGAGAGCTACGCTGATACTCAATACGAAGGTTACGAAAACTATTATAGCCAGGCCGCGCCACAGGG agaaacagaatATTATGATTACGGTCACGGCGAGGCTCAGGAGAACTACGAATCATACG CTGAAGATGATTGGGAAGGTGCTGCATGGGGTAGCGGTGGAGGGAAAGCTCCCCCTGCCCGCCAGAATAAAGGAAGCTATCGTGAACATCCGTACGGGAGATTCTGA